CTGTATGGATAACTTTATGCAGTGTACCTTTTCCTGACAAGGTAAGCGCAACCGGATAATTCCTCGGCAGTGACTCGATAACCGTTGATAAAGACCCCTCAACAACCTTTTTAGAAGTAATTGTTAAACTGTTTTTATTTTTAGTCAGCACACAAAAACGACAGCTGAAGGTGGTATCAGTCAGCCATTTTAGTTCTATACCCAGTGAAGTTGTTAATTCAGAAGACAGCATCATTAATACATGATTGTAGGTTTGATAAAGACTAAAGTAACTACCTTACTATTGGATTTTTCCCTGCTGCTAAAGAGCCATTTCAGGATAGGTATTCTTGATAAAAGAGGAATGCCTGACCCAGTTTCACTACTTTCAGTACGTTCCAGTCCGCCAAGCACGATCATATCCTCATTTTTTGCACGTATAATAGAAGTAAACTTACTCGTAGACTTTGGTGGCGGAGCATTTAACGGTGGATTCCCGATAAAGTCAGAGATATTTACGCCAATATTCAGTGTAACCTGGTCATCGCCGGAAACTATTGGCCTGATATCAATTTCCAGATTGGCATTTACTTCTGTAAACTGCTGCGTCACTACAGTCTGAGCATTTAACGAGGGAATTACGTTTTGTGTGCTCTGACTATAATATCTGGAACTACCAATACTTAAAGTTGCTTTATGTCCATTCAAAGTAGATAATTTCGGTACCGACCGGATTTCTACATTGTTACTCGTTTCCAGTGCACTCAGTGTTACATAAAAATTAGGTGTTACCCTTCCCAGATTGACCGAACTGTTACTTCCAATTCTGGAAAGCAAATCATTAATTGACCTGGACCCAAAAGTATAATCAAGTCCGGAAAGCACAGTTCCGCCTGGTTTTTTTGTAGCATCTACCCCCGCGGAAATCCCCGTTTTTACAGCTTTACCTTTACGAACATCAACCAGCGTAACTTCAATGAGTACCATCGGTACAACTCTGTCAATCTGTTTGATATAATTCTCTATTTCATTAATCTGCGGTGCAGAGCCAGATAAGAGCAAAGTATTCTGTTCTCTGAATTCTTTAATTTCAACACCACGTTTCCATTCAGATGGAATCATGACCTGGATCGTATCAATAGAACGGTGCTGCAATTGCACGATGCGTGTTGCCCTTAATCCTTCCAGCTTCCTTTCACCCAGTAAATAAACGCCGGCATCTTTTTTAAATGTATATTCAGTACCCTGTAACAGTGCAGTCAGAAAATTATCGTAACTGATGTTATTCAGATGGGTAGTAATATTTCCTTTGATGTCCGAATAAATAAAATAATTGACTCCGGCTTCAATAGAGGTCGACTTAATCAAATCCAGAATGGGCGTATTCAACGCATCCACGCTAATTAATTTCTGTCCGGCAGCATCCTTACGTCCTGAGACATTAAAATTGCCCTGCGGAGCTCCATTGCCCCCGCTCATGGTTGGTTTATTATTTCTTTTAACCGCAGTTGCATTATCTCCGCTGATATATAATTCTTCCCCTTCGCTCAATGGCTGAAAGATGTATACATTATCATTGGTTTTATTCAATTTGAGCTCATTTGCATAAGCCATTTTCTCCAGTGCTGTTTCAAATGGCGCAGCTGCGATAAAAGCCGTAACTTTTTTCCCAAGCAAATTAATGGGCACAACTACATTTTTCTGTGAAAGCTGGCTAATTTTTTTCGCGACCAGTCTTAAACTGTCATCATTCAATTCAAAGCCAAGCTTATCATTTTCAGGATTATAAGTCACCTTAATTTCCTTAGGCACAAAAATAGCCCTTGGTGATACTACTTTAGTGACCGACATAATTGACCCGATAATATTTATATCCAGATCATATTCTTTTGCCAGGAACAACAATATATTAATCGCAGTCTCGTTTCTAAAGTTATTATAGACTTTAAAATTGAGTTGTGGATCTACATTGATATTTAAATTATTGGCCTGAGCGAGTGCTCTTAAGAACTCCTGAGCAGAAGCGCCGGACATCGCAAGCTGTACCTTTTGGTTTAAGCCAGGGACAGTTACCGATACGGTACGCAGTCGTTCATCAATCAGCTTTAACCTTTCGGCATTATTGTCCTGTGCATTCACACGTCCGATAAAAGCAAAAAAAAGACAGAAAAAGAAAATAGAGGTAATTCGGTATTCAGAAAATTTATTTTTCATTTAGATAGATAGCAATAGCGGAAAAATCTCTTCTAATGAGGTTTCACCAGTTACAAACAAAGCAAAAGCATTTTCCGAAAGTGTTTTAATTTTCCTGGCTTTCAATAGTGGGTCAATATACAAATTCCCTTGTTTGATTTCAAAAGCCAGTTCTGTATCAATAGGAATAACTTCATATACAGCCTTTCTTCCTTTATAACCCGTATAATAACATTCGCCGCATCCTTTAGCAACAAAATGTTTCGCAACAGCAAAAGGCGCTTTAAATTGTGTTGGATAACCAACAGGATCAAAATCCTGTTCAGTTTTGCAATGCGGACAAAGCAAACGTACCAGCCGTTGTGCAACAGTGGTATTTAAAGTATTGGCAACAAGGAACCCCGGTATACCCATATCCAT
This portion of the Pedobacter lusitanus genome encodes:
- a CDS encoding type II secretion system protein GspD, whose amino-acid sequence is MKNKFSEYRITSIFFFCLFFAFIGRVNAQDNNAERLKLIDERLRTVSVTVPGLNQKVQLAMSGASAQEFLRALAQANNLNINVDPQLNFKVYNNFRNETAINILLFLAKEYDLDINIIGSIMSVTKVVSPRAIFVPKEIKVTYNPENDKLGFELNDDSLRLVAKKISQLSQKNVVVPINLLGKKVTAFIAAAPFETALEKMAYANELKLNKTNDNVYIFQPLSEGEELYISGDNATAVKRNNKPTMSGGNGAPQGNFNVSGRKDAAGQKLISVDALNTPILDLIKSTSIEAGVNYFIYSDIKGNITTHLNNISYDNFLTALLQGTEYTFKKDAGVYLLGERKLEGLRATRIVQLQHRSIDTIQVMIPSEWKRGVEIKEFREQNTLLLSGSAPQINEIENYIKQIDRVVPMVLIEVTLVDVRKGKAVKTGISAGVDATKKPGGTVLSGLDYTFGSRSINDLLSRIGSNSSVNLGRVTPNFYVTLSALETSNNVEIRSVPKLSTLNGHKATLSIGSSRYYSQSTQNVIPSLNAQTVVTQQFTEVNANLEIDIRPIVSGDDQVTLNIGVNISDFIGNPPLNAPPPKSTSKFTSIIRAKNEDMIVLGGLERTESSETGSGIPLLSRIPILKWLFSSREKSNSKVVTLVFIKPTIMY